A DNA window from Trypanosoma brucei brucei TREU927 chromosome 10, whole genome shotgun sequence contains the following coding sequences:
- a CDS encoding lipoic acid synthetase yields MFQRWSFALCRPIVAAAQVSQQQVPPSEEPRNESGAANPPLVKEEFLRQFRERLANDKTGRNSLEGFLDLPENLPPTAASIGPLKRGKEPLPPWLKLKVPMGASRQPRFNKIRRNMREKRLATVCEEAKCPNIGECWGGGDEEGDGTATATIMVMGAHCTRGCRFCSVMTSRTPPPLDPEEPRKTADAVADMGVEYIVMTMVDRDDLADGGAAHVVRCVTAVKERNPGLLLEALVGDFHGDLKLVEMVAGSPLNVYAHNIECVERITPNVRDRRASYRQSLKVLEHVNNFTKGAMLTKSSIMLGLGEKEEEVRQTLRDLRTAGVSAVTLGQYLQPSRTRLKVSRYAHPKEFEMWEKEALDMGFLYCASGPMVRSSYRAGEYYIKNILKQRETVEAPSVSDGGNEPKDSE; encoded by the coding sequence ATGTTTCAGCGATGGTCGTTTGCCCTGTGTCGACCTATCGTTGCGGCAGCACAGGTATCGCAACAGCAAGTGCCTCCATCTGAGGAGCCACGGAACGAGTCAGGTGCCGCAAACCCTCCGCTGGTGAAGGAAGAGTTCCTTCGGCAGTTTCGCGAGCGTTTGGCGAATGACAAGACGGGAAGAAATTCATTGGAGGGGTTTCTTGACCTTCCGGAGAATCTTCCACCCACCGCCGCCTCAATTGGACCACTGAAGCGAGGTAAGGagcctcttcctccttgGTTGAAACTCAAAGTTCCTATGGGAGCATCGAGGCAGCCGCGGTTTAACAAGATACGGCGCAATATGCGTGAAAAACGTCTAGCTACTGTGTGTGAGGAGGCCAAGTGCCCAAACATCGGTGAATGTTGGGGAGGAGGTGATGAGGAAGGGGACGGCACCGCCACTGCCACAATCATGGTGATGGGGGCACATTGTACAAGGGGCTGCCGCTTCTGTTCCGTAATGACGAGTCGCACACCTCCACCACTAGACCCAGAGGAACCACGCAAAACTGCTGATGCAGTCGCTGACATGGGTGTGGAATATATAGTTATGACTATGGTGGACCGTGATGACTTGGCTGACGGTGGCGCTGCTCATGTTGTGCGCTGCGTGACGGCCGTGAAGGAGAGGAATCCCGGACTACTTCTTGAGGCACTTGTTGGGGACTTTCACGGAGACCTCAAGCTGGTTGAAATGGTTGCTGGTTCACCTCTCAATGTCTATGCTCATAACATAGAGTGTGTCGAGCGAATTACGCCAAACGTACGAGATCGACGCGCTTCTTATCGACAGTCCCTTAAGGTACTTGAGCACGTGAATAATTTCACTAAAGGAGCTATGCTCACCAAGAGCAGTATCATGCTTGGGCTcggggaaaaggaggaggaggtgcgGCAAACCCTTCGTGACCTGCGGACGGCGGGCGTTTCTGCTGTGACCCTGGGCCAGTACCTCCAACCCTCACGGACGCGGCTAAAGGTCAGTCGCTACGCCCATCCTAAGGAGTTTGAGATGTGGGAAAAGGAAGCGTTGGATATGGGCTTTTTGTACTGTGCATCGGGGCCCATGGTACGGAGCTCCTACCGAGCTGGTGAATATTACattaaaaatattttgaaaCAGCGGGAGACTGTCGAAGCTCCGTCAGTGTCAGATGGAGGGAATGAACCAAAGGATTCCGAGTAG
- a CDS encoding protein kinase, putative, with product MDADEGSAPDEEQSMVVDRVALSISDISCMRLDGCRVPSRSSRASHRWSHPQRPHRQPVGDVSSSLSHAASQGSRTSPPSFVFATRVCRSFDSVSQSGGVFDSVVRNHDGESVRSNSEVVKHNTCLEHSQKTCLSSVSLPPLSEACRGHEVSYGLSRRRMSFTSSFSPLPCSPVPKELSPGLLTSIPWNLPTLGWKGMTPTASNVHEGQATNYGEEQCGERVANDTRAYRILNMSNSGGAVATDASVSRERWFHVQHQSFRKRYIGHLNCVYAIYRSLVPRNSPPAASQNISLGDTPTLDRRVRSVALSSASTVTGVAAGYYTLSDSASTRCSGGQNVPVVPRAVRGFSPRRRGRQRALSSREMDPFILGLIKRRVLFRTTIFCEYTYNCIKHSEELRLSSSEIVEPYTEQEYAVSSHSQNGSAFTTSVGRAESDRVATSASDGSSSIFFDDTHRTAPPPGNDGKRRTSVVSPPHEETPMAVHHRTLTRLQTLTTKVHSVDRVMRTVDNEEDDLVVYVGMILMGWLEVVDLLGSGTFGQVFLCKDLRIANKTFVHPSQIEGDDFQYWQCSHTYIPFGDPSMVPTHTPLVAVKVVKSRELFEQQSAREAEILVHVSSQTASQEEQPAEEQQAFPALSFSDPPVPDYRCEYVGKILAHGICYGHHCIVMERYGVNLFEYAMARGFKGLPMYQIQDIGRKILLGLTLLHEECHVVHCDIKPENVLITLDSWLSANPVHMALTVGAHTPGSGASGAISLDASAGQLHQSLRWPASNGLPPLSDSKLPNGAVHSPTPRRMQIAASTERMSMSSILREVAPAGSAAASSPGLNNGAEDDPNLPRIPASPSLLPLNIKLIDFSSSSYIGKGIHTYVQSRYYRAPEVIVGAGYGPAIDVWSTGCLLAELLLGLPLLPGDSDHHQLSLIEEMLGPLPLSLLAKGAATLEYYDVDDVELRSESAGASASEETPAGHKKSPSFRLLSEEEYLRHHRDAKPTKGKRYFQFHTLAELIRKCTASNEERCIATGYSPSAAMDANVMEMVSTQQPRKEIADEISRHRFRFYDLLKKMLHGDPERRLTAREALAHSFFQETPKYLQVYSQR from the coding sequence ATGGACGCTGACGAGGGCAGTGCGCCGGACGAGGAGCAGAGTATGGTGGTTGACCGAGTTGCACTCTCAATAAGTGATATTTCATGTATGCGCCTTGATGGTTGTCGTGTACCGTCGAGATCCTCCAGAGCGTCGCATAGGTGGTCACATCCACAACGGCCGCACCGTCAACCTGTTGGAGATGTTTCCTCGTCGTTGTCGCATGCCGCATCGCAGGGAAGTAGAACGTCACCaccttcttttgtctttgcgACTCGCGTGTGCCGAAGTTTTGACTCAGTGAGTCAATCCGGCGGTGTGTTCGATTCGGTGGTGAGAAATCATGATGGGGAGAGCGTCAGAAGCAACTCAGAGGTAGTTAAGCACAACACGTGCTTAGAGCATTCGCAGAAAACATGCCTTTCGTCCGTTTCGCTCCCACCGTTGAGTGAAGCATGCAGGGGGCACGAGGTAAGTTATGGTCTCAGCAGAAGAAGAATGTCTTTCACTTCATCGTTTTCTCCTCTACCCTGTTCGCCGGTACCGAAAGAACTCTCCCCCGGCCTACTTACATCCATACCGTGGAACCTCCCGACGCtagggtggaaagggatgACACCAACCGCTTCTAACGTGCATGAGGGCCAAGCGACGAATTACGGTGAGGAGCAATGTGGGGAAAGAGTTGCAAATGATACCCGCGCGTACAGAATTCTCAATATGAGCAATTCTGGAGGCGCCGTCGCGACCGATGCGAGTGTTTCTAGGGAACGGTGGTTCCACGTGCAACATCAGAGCTTCCGCAAACGCTACATAGGGCACCTCAATTGTGTTTACGCAATATACAGGTCTCTCGTGCCAAGGAACTCTCCCCCGGCGGCTTCGCAGAATATTTCTCTCGGAGACACCCCTACCCTTGACCGCCGCGTCCGGTCGGTGGCTCTGTCATCTGCGTCAACTGTTACCGGTGTGGCTGCCGGTTACTACACGCTGAGTGACAGTGCCTCGACACGGTGCTCAGGCGGGCAAAACGTGCCCGTCGTACCGCGTGCTGTGAGGGGTTTCTCGCCTCGGCGCCGTGGGAGGCAGCGGGCACTTTCTTCTAGGGAGATGGACCCATTTATTCTAGGACTTATCAAGAGAAGAGTCTTATTCAGGACCACCATATTTTGTGAGTACACATATAACTGTATTAAACATTCGGAGGAGCTACGGCTCTCGTCGTCAGAGATAGTCGAACCGTATACTGAGCAGGAATATGCGGTTTCTTCTCATTCGCAAAATGGTAGTGCTTTTACAACTTCTGTGGGTCGAGCTGAGAGCGACCGTGTGGCTACCAGCGCATCTGACGGGTCGTCTTCCATATTTTTTGATGATACACATAGAacggcaccaccaccagggAATGATGGAAAAAGACGAACTTCAGTAGTGTCCCCACCGCATGAAGAAACACCAATGGCTGTTCACCACCGGACGCTAACCCGGCTACAAACGTTAACAACAAAGGTCCACAGTGTAGACCGTGTCATGCGCACAGTGGATAATGAGGAGGATGATCTTGTTGTTTATGTAGGTATGATTTTAATGGGTTGGCTGGAGGTCGTTGATCTTCTTGGATCTGGTACGTTCGGGCAGGTTTTTCTCTGCAAGGACTTGCGAATCGCCAACAAAACTTTTGTACACCCAAGCCAGATAGAGGGAGATGACTTTCAGTACTGGCAGTGCTCTCACACGTATATACCATTCGGTGATCCCTCAATGGTACCAACCCATACACCACTTGTGGCTGTAAAGGTTGTCAAAAGCCGCGAACTATTTGAACAGCAATCTGCTCGTGAGGCTGAGATTTTAGTGCACGTCAGTTCGCAAACGGCATCGCAAGAAGAGCAACCCGCAGAGGAGCAGCAGGCGTTTCCGGCACTGTCCTTTTCAGATCCACCCGTGCCCGACTACCGTTGCGAATATGTGGGTAAGATACTTGCGCACGGAATATGCTATGGTCATCACTGCATAGTTATGGAACGATATGGTGTTAATTTGTTTGAGTACGCGATGGCACGTGGTTTTAAAGGTCTTCCCATGTATCAGATACAGGACATAGGCCGAAAAATCTTGCTGGGGTTAACTCTTTTGCACGAGGAATGCCACGTAGTGCACTGTGACATAAAACCCGAAAACGTTTTAATTACACTCGATTCCTGGCTTTCTGCCAATCCAGTCCATATGGCGCTCACGGTCGGTGCTCATACACCGGGTTCTGGTGCCTCCGGAGCCATTTCACTGGATGCATCGGCTGGGCAGTTGCATCAATCGTTGAGATGGCCGGCAAGCAATGGCTTACCTCCACTCTCCGATTCGAAATTACCGAATGGCGCTGTGCACTCCCCTACACCTCGGCGTATGCAGATTGCTGCTTCCACCGAACGGATGTCGATGTCCTCCATTTTGAGGGAGGTTGCACCAGCTGGTTCGGCGGCAGCGAGCTCTCCTGGACTGAATAACGGTGCTGAAGATGATCCGAACCTTCCTCGCATTCCTGCATCGCCGTCTCTTTTACCGCTGAACATAAAGCTCATTGACTTTAGCAGTAGCTCTTACATTGGAAAAGGAATCCATACGTATGTACAGTCCCGCTACTATCGCGCACCAGAGGTCATTGTTGGTGCCGGCTATGGGCCAGCCATTGATGTGTGGTCTACTGGCTGTCTTTTGGCGGAACTGCTGTTAGGCCTTCCACTTCTACCGGGAGACTCGGATCATCATCAACTCTCCCTCATTGAGGAAATGCTCGGGCCGTTGCCTCTTTCATTGTTAGCGAAGGGTGCAGCCACGCTCGAATACTACGATGTGGATGATGTTGAATTGAGAAGTGAAAGTGCAGGCGCGTCTGCATCAGAGGAAACTCCTGCGGGTCACAAAAAATCACCCTCATTTCGTCTCTTGAGTGAGGAGGAGTATCTTCGCCATCACAGGGATGCAAAACCAACAAAGGGAAAACGGTATTTTCAGTTCCACACACTTGCCGAACTAATCAGGAAATGTACAGCTAGCAATGAGGAAAGGTGTATTGCAACAGGGTATAGTCCATCCGCTGCCATGGATGCCAACGTGATGGAAATGGTCTCAACGCAGCAACCGAGGAAAGAGATTGCTGACGAGATTTCGCGTCATCGATTCCGTTTTTATGATTTACTAAAAAAAATGCTCCACGGCGATCCCGAGAGGCGCCTTACGGCCCGTGAGGCATTGGCACACAGCTTTTTTCAAGAAACACCAAAATATTTACAGGTATACTCACAACGTTAG
- a CDS encoding 40S ribosomal protein S13, putative yields the protein MVRMHGNGHGKAASALPYRRTPPTWLKSSSRDVIDAVCKLAKKGLSPSRIGMQLRDSMGIAQVKNVTGRKILRILKHKGMAPEIPEDLYCLIKRATQMRKHLERNTKDKDTKFRLILVESRIHRLARYYRRVKQLPPTWKYESSTASAMVA from the coding sequence ATGGTGCGCATGCATGGTAATGGTCATGGCAAGGCTGCATCGGCCTTGCCGTACCGCCGGACACCACCGACGTGGTTGAAATCCTCCAGCCGGGATGTTATCGATGCCGTTTGCAAGTTGGCAAAAAAGGGGCTTTCACCAAGTCGTATTGGCATGCAACTTCGTGACTCGATGGGTATCGCGCAAGTGAAAAATGTGACGGGCCGCAAAATTTTGCGCATTTTAAAGCACAAGGGCATGGCGCCTGAGATCCCTGAGGATTTGTACTGCTTAATTAAGCGGGCAACTCAAATGCGTAAACACCTTGAGCGCAACACGAAAGATAAGGATACGAAGTTCCGTCTTATTTTGGTTGAGTCCCGCATTCACCGCCTTGCACGGTATTACAGACGTGTGAAGCAACTTCCGCCCACGTGGAAGTACGAGTCCAGCACGGCTTCAGCCATGGTTGCATaa
- a CDS encoding synaptobrevin-type vesicle transport protein, putative (similar to Protein transport protein SEC22 (Protein SLY2) (Swiss-Prot:P22214) (Saccharomyces cerevisiae)), producing the protein MASKGCFIAVLIARTHDHVPLCSFTDENYANWNQIRQQEQRILERMESPASVPDSAGTRGSYYQSFDHKDCIYFAFQDAGTGLTIITVLNKLLLRNSSDVTSTNHLACSLLDMIFSEFTQAYSTSEISARTVRPFQFIKFESTLEKLIHRVQRERQNDVVSDSHGGQRRQVNTQYDAIKQELTDVHFVMRKNLEDLMVRGEKLETMNQFSAQLVDESSRFYKKTARMNRMRLLKLYGPPAVVISILALFFYLYLF; encoded by the coding sequence ATGGCGTCAAAGGGTTGTTTCATTGCCGTTCTTATAGCACGTACGCATGATCATGTCCCTTTGTGTAGTTTTACCGATGAAAACTACGCCAATTGGAATCAGATCAGGCAACAGGAGCAGCGTATTCTTGAGCGAATGGAGTCACCGGCGTCGGTACCAGATTCAGCAGGGACGAGAGGAAGTTACTACCAGAGCTTTGACCATAAGGACTGTATTTACTTTGCATTTCAGGATGCGGGGACGGGGTTGACGATTATCACCGTTTTAAACAAACTTCTTTTGCGCAATTCCAGTGACGTTACGTCGACTAACCATCTTGCGTGTAGTCTGTTAGACATGATCTTCTCTGAGTTTACGCAGGCTTACTCCACATCCGAGATTTCAGCCAGGACAGTTCGTCCCTTTCAGTTTATAAAATTTGAATCCACTCTAGAAAAACTCATACACCGCGTGCAACGCGAACGACAAAACGATGTTGTTAGCGATTCGCACGGTGGACAGCGACGTCAGGTTAATACGCAGTACGATGCAATTAAACAGGAGCTAACAGACGTTCACTTCGTTATGCGCAAGAACTTGGAAGACCTTATGGTGCGTGGGGAGAAACTTGAGACAATGAATCAGTTTAGCGCCCAGCTGGTGGATGAAAGCTCTCGGTTCTACAAGAAGACGGCTCGCATGAACAGGATGCGTTTGTTAAAACTGTACGGCCCTCCTGCTGTAGTGATTAGCATTCTAGCTCTCTTCTTCTACCTCTACCTGTTCTAA